One genomic window of Sphingomonas sp. C3-2 includes the following:
- a CDS encoding DUF2092 domain-containing protein, producing the protein MRNLLLALACIGAGASQAASAQGSAQGSEQGGAATANAAIDAQAMAAMDRMSAALRSIANFSVKTDATTEVVLEDGQKIQFGARVDLKVRRPNAFRVSTEADTQSREMFYDGKNFTVYAPRLGYYASFAAPPSIGQTLEVARTKYGLEVPLADLFEWGTDQTIRSRIQEAMVIRPERIDKRTCMHYAFRQEKVDWQVWVEEGAQPLPCKLVITSRDDASMPQYTAVLHWDLTTPVEASALAFTPPADARKIPITEVAAQQGGAQ; encoded by the coding sequence ATGCGAAATTTGCTGCTTGCCCTTGCCTGTATCGGCGCCGGGGCTTCTCAGGCAGCGAGCGCACAGGGGAGCGCGCAGGGCAGCGAACAGGGCGGCGCCGCAACCGCCAATGCCGCGATCGACGCCCAGGCGATGGCCGCGATGGACCGAATGAGCGCGGCGCTGCGATCGATCGCGAATTTTTCGGTGAAAACCGACGCCACGACCGAAGTCGTCCTGGAAGACGGGCAGAAGATCCAGTTCGGCGCGCGCGTCGACCTCAAGGTGCGCCGGCCCAATGCCTTTCGGGTGAGCACGGAGGCGGACACGCAAAGCCGCGAGATGTTCTATGACGGCAAGAACTTCACCGTCTATGCGCCGCGGCTGGGCTATTATGCCAGCTTCGCCGCGCCGCCGAGCATCGGCCAGACGCTTGAGGTTGCGCGCACCAAATATGGGCTGGAAGTGCCGCTGGCCGACCTGTTCGAATGGGGCACCGACCAGACCATCCGTTCGCGTATTCAGGAAGCGATGGTGATCCGCCCCGAACGGATCGATAAGCGCACCTGCATGCATTACGCCTTCCGCCAGGAAAAGGTGGACTGGCAGGTATGGGTGGAGGAGGGCGCGCAGCCCCTGCCGTGCAAGCTGGTGATCACCAGCCGCGACGATGCCTCCATGCCCCAATATACGGCGGTCCTGCATTGGGACCTGACCACCCCGGTCGAGGCATCGGCACTGGCGTTCACGCCCCCTGCCGATGCGCGCAAAATTCCGATCACTGAGGTGGCCGCACAGCAAGGAGGTGCACAATGA
- a CDS encoding transporter — translation MYDLANRKSMGAAIGALALAAGAQPAQATESGASLYLLGSGGPGTAIMPPVEGVYLDKLIWIYDGNAKAERTFPINGNLAAGLDTAIVADFPTLLFVPTTNALGGTFAFGVTTPFGAPMVDVEALLTSPGGPSLSGARHDSALTTGDPVVAAMMGWQADKLHVQLSTMINVPIGNYREGALANLSLHRWAVDGALALSWHDPDTGWDVSAKGGYTWNGRNRTTDYDSGDEIHLEAAVEKAFSPAFSFGLQTYYQKQISDDDGVLGPFRGEVFAVGATAATTVTMAGTPATFRGRVFRELDATNRLKGTSFWIDFSIPLHMNLPAN, via the coding sequence ATGTACGACCTGGCAAATCGCAAAAGCATGGGCGCGGCGATCGGTGCGCTGGCGCTGGCGGCCGGTGCCCAGCCGGCACAGGCAACCGAAAGCGGCGCATCGCTCTATCTTCTCGGATCGGGTGGTCCGGGGACCGCGATCATGCCGCCGGTCGAGGGTGTTTATCTGGACAAGCTGATCTGGATTTATGACGGCAACGCAAAGGCCGAACGCACCTTTCCGATCAACGGCAATCTGGCCGCCGGGCTTGATACGGCGATTGTCGCCGATTTCCCGACCCTGTTGTTCGTGCCGACGACCAATGCGCTTGGCGGCACGTTCGCGTTCGGCGTCACCACGCCCTTTGGCGCGCCGATGGTGGATGTCGAGGCGCTGCTGACCTCGCCCGGCGGGCCATCGCTTTCCGGCGCCCGGCACGACAGCGCCTTGACCACGGGGGACCCGGTGGTCGCGGCGATGATGGGGTGGCAGGCGGACAAGCTGCACGTCCAGCTTTCCACCATGATCAATGTGCCGATCGGCAATTACCGCGAAGGCGCGCTTGCCAATCTGTCGCTGCATCGCTGGGCGGTCGACGGGGCGCTTGCGCTGAGCTGGCACGATCCCGATACGGGATGGGATGTCTCGGCCAAGGGCGGCTATACGTGGAACGGGCGCAACCGGACCACCGATTATGACAGCGGCGACGAGATCCATCTGGAAGCCGCGGTGGAAAAGGCCTTTTCGCCGGCATTCTCGTTCGGGCTGCAGACCTATTATCAAAAGCAGATAAGCGACGATGACGGTGTGCTTGGCCCGTTTCGCGGCGAAGTGTTCGCGGTTGGCGCGACCGCCGCGACGACCGTGACGATGGCGGGGACGCCGGCGACGTTCAGGGGCAGGGTGTTCCGCGAACTGGATGCGACCAACCGGCTGAAGGGCACGTCCTTCTGGATCGATTTTTCGATCCCGCTGCACATGAATCTCCCCGCGAACTGA
- a CDS encoding PepSY domain-containing protein, with amino-acid sequence MAKIRWPLVARRTHKWLALVVGVQVLLWSLTGFYMVAVHIDHIHGDHLVRTPAAEPFDLAGLSSPSQIVAAAPGATEIRLQRRLDQPVWRAETPDGPALFDARTGTRLAPPREVEVRALARAIYTGNAEIASVRLLTVAPQEMGGRKPPFWQVEFEGWNRPTLYLSAQTGELLSRRHAAWRVFDIAWMLHIMDYDERSDVNNPLLRVATWSAFAMAISGAWLLLWAFPRKKKKKKVAA; translated from the coding sequence TTGGCTAAGATACGCTGGCCGCTCGTCGCCCGCCGCACGCACAAATGGCTTGCCCTTGTCGTCGGCGTGCAGGTGCTGCTCTGGTCGCTGACGGGGTTCTACATGGTTGCGGTCCATATCGACCACATCCATGGCGATCACCTCGTCCGCACCCCGGCAGCCGAGCCGTTCGACCTTGCCGGTCTCTCGTCGCCGTCACAGATTGTGGCGGCGGCACCCGGCGCAACCGAAATCCGGCTCCAGCGCCGCTTGGACCAGCCCGTCTGGCGTGCGGAAACGCCCGACGGGCCCGCCCTGTTCGATGCACGCACCGGCACCCGCCTCGCGCCCCCGCGCGAGGTTGAGGTGCGGGCGCTCGCCCGCGCCATCTATACCGGCAATGCCGAAATCGCCTCGGTCCGGCTGCTGACCGTGGCGCCCCAGGAAATGGGCGGGCGCAAGCCGCCTTTCTGGCAGGTGGAATTCGAAGGCTGGAACCGGCCCACCCTCTATCTGTCGGCGCAGACCGGTGAACTGCTTTCGCGGCGCCATGCCGCATGGCGGGTGTTCGACATCGCCTGGATGCTCCACATCATGGATTATGACGAACGCTCCGATGTGAACAATCCGCTCCTTCGGGTCGCCACCTGGAGCGCGTTCGCAATGGCCATCAGCGGCGCCTGGCTGCTGCTCTGGGCCTTTCCCCGCAAAAAGAAGAAAAAGAAGGTCGCGGCATGA
- the ahpC gene encoding alkyl hydroperoxide reductase subunit C, with translation MGIIGSSIKPFTAQAFKEGKFVEVSDADVRGKWAVFFFYPADFTFVCPTELEDLADVYPTLQKMGVEVYSVSTDTHFSHKAWHDTSPAIGKINYYMLGDQNHDISNNFGVLREGVGLADRATFVVDPEGVIQVMEITSEGVGRNATELLRKIKAAQYVAAHPGEVCPAKWEEGEQTLAPSLDLVGKI, from the coding sequence ATGGGCATTATTGGTAGCTCGATCAAGCCGTTCACCGCGCAGGCGTTCAAGGAAGGCAAGTTCGTCGAAGTCAGCGACGCAGACGTGCGCGGCAAGTGGGCCGTTTTCTTCTTCTACCCGGCCGACTTCACCTTCGTGTGCCCGACCGAGCTCGAAGATCTCGCCGATGTGTATCCGACGCTCCAGAAGATGGGCGTGGAAGTCTATTCGGTTTCGACCGACACGCACTTCAGCCACAAGGCTTGGCATGACACCTCGCCGGCGATCGGCAAGATCAACTATTACATGCTGGGCGACCAGAACCACGACATCAGCAACAACTTCGGCGTTCTGCGCGAAGGCGTCGGCCTGGCCGACCGTGCAACCTTCGTCGTCGATCCCGAAGGCGTGATCCAGGTCATGGAAATCACCTCGGAAGGCGTCGGTCGCAACGCGACCGAACTCCTCCGCAAGATCAAGGCTGCGCAATATGTCGCAGCGCACCCCGGCGAAGTGTGCCCGGCGAAGTGGGAAGAGGGCGAACAGACCCTGGCCCCGTCGCTCGACCTCGTCGGCAAGATCTAA
- a CDS encoding DUF202 domain-containing protein has product MEQGSAPRPERVPPRIVPDLPEISAEQQSSASTIYSRFRTTLSQRRTGLSEHRTDLSEFRTDLSEHRTELGMRRTGMAIQRTRMAADRTMMAEVRTSLSMIGFGFTIYQTFRSLADADMLNGGNAPRNFGLSLILLGMLILLGGIWRHIQFANELRSRRADLTAEGLIHGESRYPVSVSLIVAIGLFTVGLMAALNILFGLTLFG; this is encoded by the coding sequence ATGGAACAAGGATCCGCCCCACGCCCCGAGCGCGTTCCCCCCAGAATTGTCCCCGATCTGCCGGAAATCAGCGCCGAACAACAATCCAGCGCCTCCACCATCTATTCCCGTTTCCGCACGACGCTTTCGCAACGGCGCACGGGGCTGTCCGAACATCGCACTGATCTGTCCGAATTCCGCACCGATCTGTCGGAACACCGCACCGAATTGGGGATGCGGCGCACGGGCATGGCGATCCAGCGTACGCGCATGGCCGCCGATCGCACGATGATGGCCGAAGTGCGCACCTCGCTGTCGATGATCGGCTTCGGCTTCACGATCTACCAGACATTTCGCAGCCTGGCCGATGCAGACATGCTCAACGGCGGAAACGCGCCGCGCAACTTCGGGCTGTCGCTGATCCTCCTGGGCATGCTGATCCTGCTCGGCGGGATCTGGCGGCACATCCAGTTCGCCAACGAACTGCGCAGCCGGCGCGCCGATCTGACCGCGGAAGGGCTGATCCACGGGGAAAGCCGCTATCCGGTTTCGGTCAGCCTAATCGTCGCGATCGGCCTGTTCACGGTGGGGCTGATGGCCGCGCTCAACATCCTGTTCGGCCTCACATTATTCGGCTGA
- a CDS encoding DUF1622 domain-containing protein, whose protein sequence is MEEFLNIAASWGALALEAVAAMLVVYGAMEALVRMARLPFNQSDPVMRRRIWMNFAQWIILALEFALGADIIRTAIAPTWDDIGKLAAIAAIRTGLSFFLERDIETFGPGEEKKAKARGSAE, encoded by the coding sequence ATGGAAGAATTTCTGAATATCGCGGCCTCATGGGGCGCGCTTGCGCTTGAGGCCGTTGCCGCGATGCTGGTGGTCTATGGCGCGATGGAGGCCCTGGTGCGCATGGCCCGCCTGCCTTTCAACCAATCCGACCCGGTGATGCGGCGGCGGATCTGGATGAATTTCGCGCAGTGGATCATCCTGGCGCTCGAATTCGCGCTGGGGGCGGATATCATCCGCACCGCGATCGCGCCGACCTGGGATGATATCGGCAAGTTGGCGGCGATCGCGGCGATCCGTACCGGGCTCAGCTTTTTCCTGGAACGCGATATCGAAACATTCGGCCCGGGTGAAGAGAAGAAGGCAAAGGCACGCGGATCAGCCGAATAA
- a CDS encoding SLC13 family permease — MSPATLSTLILLATLTLFASERVRHDLVAMIALFATLITGLVKPGDAFQGFADPAVLAVAGVLVVGRAVELSGAASAIARLTIPPRAGFTLRLAGLLLIGALLSAFMNNIAALVITIPIATEVARDARLPPAATLMPLAFATILGGMTTLIGTPANLILSSVREQELGTPFGFFAMTPVGAAVTCAGLIYLVLIGWRLLPIRNRTDRRVRAPWRIFEMAVPHGGTMPSPETLRSAGARVLAAFRHIDRIAVAQVGRAGDRLLILSRSSPWDIAQAVELEALAQRNEAEDAVTAHVVVAHGSPLIGSGYDEVRTRSQEQLEVVAVGPRIARERQPLVRMRIKAGDQLYIRGRKGHIARFLTSARLLEIDRLDPMPVNRMRAAAIIAIFAAAIVGIVVFRLSPAIAFVGAAAVLAGARLLPSEDVYRSIDWSVLVLLGAMIPVGQSFEDSGAAAIAAQWLGGILSDQPLFMVLAALCSVTLLLSIFLNNVATAIIMGPMAIGVARLLGVDPDAALLAVLIGASSDFLTPIGHQNNLLVMGPGGYRFTDYARMGTVLVIIVVGVAAGTLSLSG, encoded by the coding sequence ATTAGCCCGGCGACCCTTAGCACGCTCATCCTGCTGGCCACGCTGACGCTGTTCGCATCGGAACGCGTGCGCCACGATCTGGTCGCGATGATCGCGTTGTTTGCAACGCTCATCACCGGTCTAGTCAAGCCGGGCGACGCCTTTCAGGGCTTTGCGGACCCGGCGGTTCTGGCGGTGGCCGGGGTGCTTGTGGTCGGGCGTGCGGTCGAATTGTCGGGTGCGGCCTCCGCCATTGCGCGGTTGACCATTCCGCCGCGCGCGGGCTTCACGCTCAGGCTGGCGGGCCTGTTGCTGATCGGCGCGCTGCTTTCGGCGTTCATGAACAATATCGCGGCGCTGGTCATCACCATCCCGATCGCCACCGAGGTCGCGCGCGATGCGCGCCTGCCGCCCGCCGCAACGCTGATGCCCCTTGCCTTCGCCACCATCTTGGGCGGCATGACCACGCTGATCGGCACCCCCGCCAATCTCATCCTGTCGTCGGTTCGGGAACAGGAACTGGGCACGCCCTTCGGCTTCTTCGCGATGACGCCGGTGGGCGCGGCGGTCACCTGCGCGGGCCTGATCTACCTTGTCCTTATTGGCTGGCGGCTATTGCCCATCCGCAACCGGACCGATCGGCGGGTGCGCGCGCCGTGGCGCATTTTCGAAATGGCGGTGCCGCATGGCGGCACCATGCCTTCGCCGGAAACCCTGCGCAGCGCGGGCGCGCGGGTGTTGGCGGCATTCCGGCATATCGACCGGATCGCGGTCGCGCAGGTCGGCCGGGCCGGGGATCGGCTGCTCATCCTGTCGCGCTCAAGCCCCTGGGATATCGCACAGGCGGTCGAGTTGGAGGCGCTTGCCCAGCGCAACGAGGCCGAAGACGCCGTCACCGCGCATGTCGTGGTCGCGCACGGCTCGCCGTTGATCGGCAGCGGCTATGACGAAGTGCGCACGCGCAGCCAGGAACAGCTTGAGGTTGTCGCCGTGGGGCCGCGCATCGCGCGCGAACGCCAGCCGCTGGTGCGCATGCGGATCAAGGCTGGCGACCAGCTCTATATTCGCGGGCGCAAGGGCCATATCGCCCGCTTCCTGACCAGCGCCCGCCTGCTCGAGATCGACCGGCTCGATCCGATGCCCGTCAACCGTATGCGTGCCGCCGCGATCATCGCCATTTTCGCGGCCGCCATCGTCGGGATCGTCGTCTTTCGGCTTTCGCCCGCCATCGCCTTTGTCGGTGCCGCGGCGGTTTTGGCGGGCGCGCGCCTCCTTCCGTCAGAGGATGTCTATCGGTCGATCGACTGGTCGGTGCTGGTGCTGCTCGGCGCGATGATCCCCGTCGGGCAAAGCTTCGAAGATAGCGGCGCCGCCGCCATCGCCGCGCAGTGGCTGGGCGGCATATTGTCAGACCAGCCATTGTTCATGGTTCTGGCCGCGCTCTGCTCGGTCACGCTGCTGCTCTCGATCTTCCTCAACAATGTGGCGACCGCGATCATCATGGGGCCGATGGCTATCGGCGTTGCGCGGCTCCTCGGGGTCGATCCGGATGCCGCGCTGCTCGCGGTGCTGATCGGCGCGTCGTCGGATTTTCTCACCCCCATCGGGCACCAGAACAATCTGCTCGTGATGGGCCCGGGCGGGTACCGGTTCACCGATTATGCGCGCATGGGCACGGTGCTGGTGATCATCGTGGTTGGCGTCGCCGCCGGAACGCTTTCCCTGTCCGGCTGA
- a CDS encoding PepSY domain-containing protein, with protein MKAIRFSPLFFRRVHKWVGLILGLQFVLWALSGSVMALLDKDKVRAHGGHMEHSHVLPGGDYFDPARLQGMDPDMGKVTGITLIDLTGRPIYEVRTEKGIRLADATDGSPVTIDRETASAVAQMMNEAPVTSIAMMPKANLEARDHSGPMWRVNFADAENSSAYVSAETGRFLVMRGDMWRTWDFFWMLHNMDYVNRSSFNHPFIIFVAFGTLWLSGTGFYLLFKSFNRSDFKWLRRRKTPKSRPVTAA; from the coding sequence ATGAAAGCCATCCGTTTCTCCCCGCTTTTCTTCCGGCGGGTCCACAAATGGGTCGGGTTGATCCTCGGCCTCCAATTCGTCCTCTGGGCGCTCAGCGGCTCGGTCATGGCGCTGCTCGACAAGGACAAGGTCCGCGCGCATGGCGGCCATATGGAGCACAGCCATGTCCTCCCCGGCGGCGATTATTTCGATCCCGCCAGGCTGCAGGGCATGGACCCGGATATGGGTAAGGTCACGGGCATCACGCTCATCGATCTCACCGGCCGCCCGATCTATGAAGTGCGCACCGAAAAGGGCATCCGCCTCGCCGACGCCACCGATGGCTCCCCCGTCACCATCGATCGGGAAACCGCCAGCGCGGTCGCCCAGATGATGAACGAGGCGCCGGTCACCAGCATCGCGATGATGCCCAAGGCCAATCTCGAGGCGCGCGACCATAGCGGCCCCATGTGGCGCGTGAACTTTGCCGATGCCGAAAACAGCAGCGCCTATGTCTCGGCCGAAACCGGGCGCTTCCTCGTCATGCGCGGTGATATGTGGCGCACCTGGGATTTCTTCTGGATGCTGCACAACATGGATTATGTGAACCGCTCCAGCTTCAACCATCCGTTCATCATCTTCGTCGCCTTCGGCACGCTCTGGCTGTCAGGCACGGGCTTCTATCTGCTGTTCAAGAGCTTCAACCGCTCGGACTTCAAATGGCTGCGCCGTCGCAAGACGCCCAAAAGCCGGCCGGTCACTGCGGCCTGA
- a CDS encoding TonB-dependent receptor plug domain-containing protein, which translates to MKKGVALLLGATMLAGIAMPVHAQEAVNGAEANTGGDIVVTGSRIKRPDLAGVGPATVLSAEQIENSGVVNIENVLQRIPAVAGFSGNQTNAYWTGNGYGTAQVNLRGLGIKRTLVLLNGRRLVAGGTGANSSPDLNMIPVVALARTDVLKDGASAIYGADAVAGVVNLITRNDFEGLGVSGRYGITGKGDGRDFTGDIIWGARNDRGGIMAAATYQKTQAVGMTSRAACSLSEVTPGSLSCVNSANTPGGRAVLANGQQINFNQVLGGNGDFFEPYSAAKHNINAWQWLNAVSPIERISTSVFADYDITDNIEAFGEFLYTHRKSNQLATPGTLRNLAIAADHPTNPTGQSLTVVRRMLLEAGPRHFFQKTNTWQATGGLRGKLANDWSWEVSAAFGRNTAKDGSTNVANLQNVANTLDVTKCSNAPGAAIPCGDYLGYGDLTPAVLDYIHFTSVDRGGNELASFTADLTGQIVQLPAGPLSFAAGLAYREEKGWRNPDPLTVAGIANNNQQDPVSGKIETKEAYLELSAPLLADKPFFKALTLDAAVRYSDYKLFGSDWNYKLGLDWQLNNAFRLRGTYGTGFRVPNVPELFSGIVEGNLTTTDPCSNFSASGNATLIANCQASGVPAGYTQIGTTILTTSGGNRDLKPESSTTWTIGAVFQPSALVPGLSLTADWFDIKIKDAIRAIPGSTKLAVCYASANLSHPFCDDFSRSTLTGEVNFLSAQTINTGREQMRGLDLGLVYARTVGDVELSFDVNVTWLDKYEITPFLGAAPIVFDGHIGGGNGGYPEWRGYGALTAKKDNVIATWSTQWIGKATDFNAQPTHIGYRTPNVFYHNAQIAFEVNDKTRFQIGVDNLFDRKAPYIRSFTDGNTDTMTYDLLGRRFYVGLRTGF; encoded by the coding sequence ATGAAGAAGGGGGTCGCGCTGCTTCTCGGCGCAACCATGCTGGCGGGTATCGCCATGCCTGTTCACGCACAGGAAGCGGTGAACGGCGCGGAAGCAAATACGGGCGGCGACATCGTCGTCACCGGCTCGCGCATCAAGCGTCCGGATCTGGCGGGGGTCGGTCCGGCAACGGTCCTCTCGGCCGAGCAGATCGAGAATTCGGGCGTCGTGAACATCGAAAACGTGCTGCAGCGCATTCCCGCGGTGGCCGGCTTCTCGGGTAACCAGACCAACGCCTATTGGACCGGCAACGGCTATGGCACCGCCCAGGTCAACCTGCGCGGCCTCGGCATCAAGCGCACGCTCGTGCTGCTCAACGGCCGTCGCCTCGTCGCGGGCGGCACCGGTGCCAACTCGTCCCCCGATCTCAACATGATCCCCGTGGTCGCGCTCGCGCGCACCGACGTGCTGAAGGACGGCGCCTCGGCCATCTACGGCGCCGATGCGGTCGCCGGCGTGGTCAACCTCATCACCCGCAACGATTTCGAGGGTCTCGGCGTCAGCGGTCGTTACGGCATCACCGGCAAGGGTGACGGCCGCGATTTCACCGGCGACATCATCTGGGGCGCGCGCAACGATCGCGGCGGCATCATGGCGGCGGCCACCTATCAGAAGACGCAGGCCGTCGGCATGACGAGCCGCGCCGCCTGCTCGCTGTCCGAAGTCACCCCCGGCTCGCTGTCGTGCGTCAACAGCGCCAACACCCCCGGTGGCCGCGCGGTGCTCGCCAATGGCCAGCAGATCAACTTCAACCAGGTGCTCGGCGGCAACGGCGATTTCTTCGAACCCTACAGCGCGGCCAAGCACAACATCAACGCGTGGCAGTGGCTGAACGCGGTCAGCCCGATCGAGCGTATCTCGACCTCGGTCTTCGCCGATTACGATATCACCGACAATATCGAAGCCTTTGGCGAATTCCTCTACACGCACCGCAAGAGCAACCAGCTCGCGACGCCGGGGACGCTGCGCAACCTTGCGATCGCGGCCGATCACCCGACCAACCCGACCGGGCAGAGCCTCACCGTCGTGCGCCGCATGCTGCTCGAAGCCGGCCCGCGCCACTTCTTCCAGAAGACCAACACCTGGCAGGCCACCGGCGGTCTGCGCGGCAAGCTCGCCAATGACTGGTCGTGGGAAGTCTCGGCCGCCTTTGGCCGCAACACCGCGAAGGACGGCTCGACCAACGTCGCCAACCTCCAGAACGTCGCCAACACGCTCGACGTGACGAAGTGCTCGAACGCCCCCGGCGCGGCCATTCCGTGCGGCGACTATCTGGGTTACGGCGATCTTACCCCGGCGGTGCTGGATTATATCCACTTCACCTCGGTCGATCGCGGCGGCAACGAACTCGCCAGCTTCACCGCTGACCTGACCGGCCAGATCGTCCAGCTTCCCGCTGGCCCCCTCTCCTTCGCCGCCGGCCTTGCCTACCGCGAGGAAAAGGGCTGGCGTAACCCCGATCCGCTTACCGTTGCCGGCATCGCCAACAACAACCAGCAGGATCCGGTTTCGGGCAAGATCGAAACCAAGGAAGCCTATCTCGAACTCTCGGCCCCGCTGCTTGCCGACAAGCCCTTCTTCAAGGCGCTGACGCTCGACGCCGCGGTCCGTTATTCGGATTACAAGCTGTTCGGCAGCGACTGGAACTACAAGCTCGGTCTCGACTGGCAGCTCAACAACGCGTTCCGCCTGCGCGGCACCTATGGCACCGGCTTCCGCGTGCCCAACGTGCCTGAACTGTTCAGCGGCATCGTCGAGGGCAACCTCACCACCACCGATCCGTGCAGCAACTTCAGCGCCAGCGGCAATGCGACGCTGATCGCCAACTGCCAGGCCTCGGGCGTGCCCGCGGGCTACACCCAGATCGGCACGACGATCCTCACCACCAGTGGCGGCAATCGTGACCTCAAGCCCGAAAGCTCGACGACCTGGACGATCGGTGCGGTATTCCAGCCTAGCGCGCTCGTGCCCGGCCTGTCGCTCACCGCGGACTGGTTCGACATCAAGATCAAGGATGCGATCCGCGCGATCCCGGGGTCGACCAAGCTTGCCGTCTGCTACGCCAGCGCCAATCTCTCGCACCCGTTCTGCGACGATTTCTCGCGCAGCACGCTCACCGGCGAAGTCAACTTCCTGTCGGCGCAGACGATCAACACCGGTCGTGAACAGATGCGCGGCCTCGATCTCGGCCTCGTCTATGCGCGCACGGTCGGCGATGTCGAACTCTCGTTCGACGTGAACGTCACCTGGCTCGACAAGTACGAGATCACGCCGTTCCTCGGCGCGGCGCCGATCGTGTTCGACGGCCATATCGGCGGCGGCAATGGCGGCTATCCGGAATGGCGCGGCTATGGCGCGCTCACTGCGAAGAAGGACAATGTCATCGCCACCTGGTCCACCCAGTGGATCGGCAAGGCGACCGACTTCAACGCGCAGCCCACCCATATCGGCTACCGGACGCCCAACGTCTTCTACCACAACGCGCAGATCGCGTTCGAGGTGAACGACAAGACGCGCTTCCAGATCGGCGTGGACAACCTGTTCGATCGCAAGGCGCCCTATATCCGCAGCTTCACCGATGGCAACACCGACACGATGACCTATGACCTTCTCGGTCGCCGGTTCTATGTCGGTCTGCGCACCGGCTTCTAA
- a CDS encoding arylsulfatase — protein sequence MAKKPNILIIWGDDVGMWNLSCYHRGMMGGSTPNIDRIAEKGMIFMDHYAQASCTAGRAAFITGQYPIRVGLSTVGLAGAPQGMQKEDPMIAELLKPHGYATGQFGKNHLGDRDEHLPTMHGFDEFFGILYHLNAGQYSEEYDYPKDPEVAKAFAWRGVTHSKADGKGGQTIEDKGPFGSERQKTLDDEFMVESKRFIRDAVKADKPFFVWHNTTRMHYQTHLPPSYDGVTGYGLYADGVKQMDDHVGELLDLLEELGVADDTVVMFSTDNGAASNSWPDGGNQPFRGEKGVGGYEGGFRVPMVVRWPGRIQEGVATGEFMAMEDWMPTILSALGEPDLKDELLKGKKVGDMTYKVHLDGYDQTDLLSGKGKSKRMDFYYFTETTLHGLRYGDWKFLFKTQDKWFNGIQENLNTPLITNLKLDPFERFHEARGFDEWQENRSWTLAPANAQIAKFMKSLQEFPPRIKSLDFDLDAMVADASASQTR from the coding sequence ATGGCCAAGAAACCGAATATCCTCATCATCTGGGGCGACGATGTCGGAATGTGGAACCTCAGCTGCTATCATCGCGGGATGATGGGCGGTTCAACGCCGAACATCGACCGGATCGCGGAAAAGGGCATGATCTTCATGGATCACTATGCCCAGGCATCCTGCACGGCAGGGCGTGCGGCCTTCATCACCGGGCAATATCCGATCCGCGTCGGGCTCAGCACCGTTGGCCTGGCCGGCGCGCCGCAGGGCATGCAGAAGGAAGACCCGATGATCGCCGAACTGCTCAAGCCCCATGGCTATGCCACCGGCCAGTTCGGGAAGAACCATCTTGGCGACCGCGACGAGCATTTGCCGACGATGCACGGGTTCGATGAATTCTTCGGAATCCTCTATCACCTGAACGCCGGGCAATATAGCGAGGAATATGATTATCCGAAGGACCCGGAAGTCGCGAAGGCCTTTGCCTGGCGCGGCGTGACCCACAGCAAGGCCGATGGCAAGGGCGGCCAGACGATCGAGGACAAGGGACCGTTCGGTTCGGAGCGGCAGAAGACGCTCGACGATGAGTTCATGGTCGAATCCAAGCGCTTCATCCGGGACGCGGTGAAGGCCGACAAGCCGTTCTTCGTGTGGCACAACACGACCCGCATGCATTACCAGACCCATTTGCCGCCCTCCTATGACGGGGTGACCGGTTATGGGCTTTATGCTGACGGCGTGAAGCAGATGGACGACCATGTCGGCGAGCTGCTCGATCTGCTGGAAGAACTGGGCGTGGCCGATGATACCGTCGTCATGTTCTCGACCGACAATGGCGCGGCATCGAACAGCTGGCCCGATGGCGGCAACCAGCCGTTCCGGGGCGAAAAGGGCGTCGGTGGCTATGAAGGCGGTTTCCGCGTGCCGATGGTGGTGCGCTGGCCCGGCCGGATTCAGGAAGGGGTCGCCACCGGAGAGTTCATGGCGATGGAAGACTGGATGCCGACCATCCTCTCTGCGCTTGGCGAACCCGACCTCAAGGACGAACTGCTCAAGGGCAAGAAGGTCGGCGACATGACCTATAAGGTCCATCTCGACGGCTATGACCAGACCGATCTGCTGAGCGGAAAGGGCAAGTCAAAGCGGATGGATTTCTATTACTTCACCGAAACCACCTTGCACGGCCTGCGCTATGGCGACTGGAAGTTCCTGTTCAAGACGCAGGATAAATGGTTCAACGGCATACAGGAAAATCTGAACACGCCGCTTATCACCAATTTGAAGCTCGATCCTTTCGAACGCTTCCATGAGGCGCGCGGGTTTGACGAATGGCAGGAAAACCGATCCTGGACATTGGCGCCGGCGAACGCGCAGATCGCGAAATTCATGAAATCGCTTCAGGAATTCCCGCCGCGTATCAAGAGCCTCGATTTCGACCTTGATGCCATGGTGGCTGACGCCTCCGCATCGCAGACACGGTAA